A stretch of DNA from Treponema pectinovorum:
TATTTTTCTTGTTGTGATTTATATTTTTGTCGCTTTGATTTTCCTTTCGCTCGCTGTTTATCTTGTTCCACAGATAAAGATTAATGACTACTCTGGTTATAAAAGTACGTTCCCAACCATTGTAACTGCGATTTTGTTTTGTATTTTGATTTTGGCTGCAAGTACTATCTATAAAATGTTACGAATCTATCTTGAAAATAAGGCTATGAGAACTGGAAGTACCGCATTTTTGACAGAATTCACAGAAAAATTGAAGATGTGCTATTCTTCTGAAGATTTCTACAATCTTATTGGAAAAATTCTAGAAGAAAAGGCGGATTGTTCTGTTATCTATGTGAACAAGGCTACAAACTACGTTCTATATAATTCACCAAACAGAATTTCTAGCAACCAAGAATTTATAGATCAGCTTGCAAGAAATTATCCTATAGAATGGGAAGATGGAATTTTTTTCCTTGGCGAAAATTTTGGTATTGTTTCTACGCATAAGGTTGCACGAGGTTTTTTTATGGCGTGCAATTCGCATCACTTTTATGTGTTTTGCCGCTATACAGAAAGGTTTGACTTTGAAATTTTCCCTAAACTTTTTGAAGAACTTCAAAGATTCCAACTGCGTTCACAAACTATCTCTTCACTCTCTGAAATTTCTGAACTTTCTAACGAATGGGAACAACTTGCAGAAACTCAACGTTCATTTTTGCCACATAAAATGCCAAACACAGACCGCCTCTCTATTGCAGCGTATTTTAGACCGCTCATAAATGTTTCTGGCGACTACTATTCTGTTCTAAAAATTGATGAGCATAAAACTCTCGTAATGCTGGGAGATGTTTCTGGTAAAGGTCTTGCCGCTGCGCTTGTCATGGGGTTGGTTATGAACACCGTAAAAATCAAGGAAAATAAAGAAGATTTGCCTAGCATGATTTATGCAATCGATAAATCCATTAAAGAAATGCATCTGCAAGATAAATATACGGTTCTTTTTTTAGGTATAATAGATACTCAAAAGATGACGATTCGCTATGTAAATGCTTCTATGTCCGACCCTATAATAGTAACTCGCTCTCCAGATGGCTACAGAATTAAAGCACTCACATCAAACTGTTCTATTTTAGGGATTATTCCTGTTGAAGATATACAAGTTAACGAGCAGAGACTCTTTTCTGGAGATTTGATAATGATGGCAAGCGATGGCGTTTCTGAAGTTATGGATGAAAACAAGATTGAACTTGGCGAAACGGAACTTTTTACAAACACTATAAAAAAGAGTGCTTCAAAATCTCCATCAGAATTCATTGACGATATTGTAAAACTTGTTTTTAGCTACAATAGTGATTCAAAACTTCACGACGACTTAACTATGCTTGTTGCAAAAATTCAAGGGTAGGGAGAAAAAGATGATTTACGTAGTTCTTAATCTTGTAATGGCAGTCTATGCTATAGGACTTGCCTTTTATGTAGACAGACAATCCAAGGAAAAAGTTGCAAATCCTCTTATAATTATGAGCGTATATCTTGCTATAACCTTTGCTTTTGTTGCTCTCACCTTGCTTGTAAATTCTTTTTTCCCAGACAGACTTCCATTAATGTTTTTTAGAGTATCTTTAA
This window harbors:
- a CDS encoding PP2C family protein-serine/threonine phosphatase, with the translated sequence MFKAQRRIFLVVIYIFVALIFLSLAVYLVPQIKINDYSGYKSTFPTIVTAILFCILILAASTIYKMLRIYLENKAMRTGSTAFLTEFTEKLKMCYSSEDFYNLIGKILEEKADCSVIYVNKATNYVLYNSPNRISSNQEFIDQLARNYPIEWEDGIFFLGENFGIVSTHKVARGFFMACNSHHFYVFCRYTERFDFEIFPKLFEELQRFQLRSQTISSLSEISELSNEWEQLAETQRSFLPHKMPNTDRLSIAAYFRPLINVSGDYYSVLKIDEHKTLVMLGDVSGKGLAAALVMGLVMNTVKIKENKEDLPSMIYAIDKSIKEMHLQDKYTVLFLGIIDTQKMTIRYVNASMSDPIIVTRSPDGYRIKALTSNCSILGIIPVEDIQVNEQRLFSGDLIMMASDGVSEVMDENKIELGETELFTNTIKKSASKSPSEFIDDIVKLVFSYNSDSKLHDDLTMLVAKIQG